From the genome of Solanum lycopersicum chromosome 12, SLM_r2.1:
AATAGTAATTCTATCTAGAATCAAATCTGTTTTTcgaattataatttcaaaaatcataattaGACTTTAAGCATTTTaggaaaatacataaataattcaattagaAACAAATCTGGTCAATAAATCACCTAGAACCAAAAAAGAATtcgaattataattttaaatatcataattagaCTTAAGCATTTTaggaaaatacataaataattcatttaaaacCAAATCTAGTCCTTAGACTTGTGATTTCAAAAATCACATGAATAAATAattcacttaattatatggtattTACACTTCCTTGTTGTGAATAAAATTATGGTATTAACATTAATATTAGGCATCTATAAATAAACCAATAGTCCTTATGTAACTTGCTCAATCATAATTTCTTCTCCCACAAAAAGAAatgttctctatttttttttcttgagtgTATGAAAAATATGGCTCACATTGTTGTGGACACGTTGTTTTAATAAGGTGCTTTAACCGTTTTTGTTCTGAAGCTGAATATCCAACCCCCtttgaaagaaaatgaatttagTGATACAAATATTAACAGGTACACTATTTCACATTCGAGTAGCCAAAGATGCATCTGTGGCggatttgaaaaaagaaataagtaatCAAGAAAATCTTCCAGAGAATCATTTGATTCTCATGTTGGATACGGGACATGGAGATTCTATCATGTTGAATGACGACGAAATTTCCCTTGTGGATTATGGGGTAACAGATGGATCACATTTTTACCTGTTTTTTCAACTTCCaggtaataacaataacaatgatGATAATAGCAATAATGGCGATGGTGATAAGTGAGTATCGTCAATCCCGAGACTCTGATTTCTCAAGACGATTCTGTTACTAGTGCTGCAAAATAGATTGAGACAGATTCAAGATTTTAAGTTAGTGagtaataatgtttttttttcatcaataaGTGCAAATTATGTTAGTTGCAcatttagtatttttatatttcatatcgTTAATCTATCTTTATTATCATGTTGTTTGCTTTATTGATATGTTGaagttattttgttttcttgaaaaattgtCTTGTTGTTCATTCAATATTGATACGAGTACAATTTAGAATATtgttgaatctttttttttatattatatacatcCTCCCTCTTTCTCTTTAGCTTGaataactttaaattaattttattctatacaaatattaatggtaatattttgattatttatagAATTAATGAAATTCTTTTATTAGTCGAGAACTcgttatcataaaaaataaaaatatttattataagtcTGTGTGTCAAATCCTTTCTCCGAAATTCTTCTTGCATAGTAGAATAACTATAATACCTAGTTcgtttatttattataatataaagtaaGATTTAGAGtcatataattttgaatgtttGTGTGGAAATATTTAACTTACAAGacagaagaaaaaataaagaaatagatttaattttcttgtttctACTCCGGAGAATTATGTGGTCTGTATTACAGATTTTACTAATTCTCAACTTCATAGTTTTTTCATAgctatatctaaataataatcTATCATATGTAAAAAGCAtaaaatatatggtaaaagGAAATTATATGGTAAAGGATACTAGGAACTTGATGATTAATAAGGCGAAAAATATGTGGTAAGATTATTAGATaagttaataattaaaaagaatagtTTAATAAATAAGGAGTCCTTGAATATATACTACTTGcggaaaaaaaaagacaaaatacATTTATGGAGCTTGAAGTTGCAGTGTTAGAGTGGGTAAATGTCCCACACTGATTAAAAAATAGATTAGTGGTTTGTTTATAATGATTAGGGCAATCCTTCTACGTAAGTTAGTTTTAGAGAAAAGGATTCCTTAAATGAATTTGGACAATCTTTCTCTCTTGATCTAACTTTTTGGATTGAGTTAATGAAGTTTCATTCATGTTTGGGCTTCATATTTGCTCTAGTTGGGCATGAGCAATTATTATTGGTTAAAAAAGAGAAGTTATGTATTTGTTCATTCAATAAAGATAAACTACTCGCTAATTTAATACATTAAACTTTCAATATGATTCAAGAAAGGACAGAAACTCAATCTTATCatgtatttcataaaaaaatacttttataattCAAACTCATGAGTTATTAATTATATAGTAATAACTTTATCGATTATGTCAAACATAATACTAATAATCCGTGAAAAATAAGTAATGGGGGAAAAGTTTTTTAATTAGTCAACAATCTCACTATAAAGTGTAGGTCCGTCATTTCCTAAGTAAAAGCTTTTTGTCGACCAAACTACTTTACGGGAGAAATCGACTGGCGTTTTGTAAAGCTTTAGGTCTTTAAGTTTAGTTAATTCCACGAGGATTAagattacttaattaattaagtcaCTGATAAACTAAAATATACCTAAAGTAAGTCcactttttcttgaaaataatgCTACCAGCAACTAACGGTGGAGTCagaatttttcatttcaaaaatcaACACACAAATAAGCAATTAGCGgttcaacatatatatattaaaagagacATTCCGGTACATTAAAATTTCTGCTATGCACAAGGTCTGGGAAAGGGCTAGGCCATAAGGGCATATTGTATGCAATTTTACATTGCATTTCTGTCAGAGACTATTTTCAAGACTTATCAATTCAATCCGGTCACATGATAGCAACTTTACcaattcaacatatatataaacaatgtATCATCTTGGCTCTATGTAGCTCCGGCCCAACCAACAACTATTACTTGTAGTTGGTTCAAGATAGATAGTTCAGTGGACAACATTTTTCTTCTGGAAATAAGAAAACTATTCCCATTAAATGTAATCCATTTGCAATTTGCAATTCTTTAAAGTAGGGATAGAATTTTTACGAAAAGAGATGAAAATTCCAAGAAGAGATTTTAATTAAGGAAAAGTaacaacacacacacaaaatttGTGGTGGTTTTGAGGGAAGTGAACAAAATTAGCCTAGGTAGGatgttttcttaattaatataatgactAATACTAAAATTGATCCCAAATGATACATGTtcactttaattttgttctttcttggACTTATGATGAAGCTGTCAGCAGAGAAATTAGCTAGCCAGTCAGTTCATGTTGTTCCATTGCTTGTGTCCAGGAGTCCATTTTGGGCATTTAGGGCTAAAGTATTTGGACATGACTCGTGAATTCAGTAGTTCAATAATGGGTGCAAATTTCACACACCGCGGTGTCTTGTACTGATTTATTGAAGCACCTAAGCTTATGGCATAGTCCATGAGCTTATCAAATGTACCAACTTCCACAATCCTGATTTCAAGAGGGCCTATAGATTTGTCAGAGGCACGGCCTTGGCGATAGACGCTGTTTAAGGACTCTTCAATTGTGAGACAACAGTCTTCAAAGACAGATGGGTGGACCGGGGTTGAGCCATTCACGTTGACTTCCCAGAATAAGACGTAGTGGCCTGGAATTATGGTTGTGTCCGCGTAGCTAGTGTACTCTGTGACATGAGCATCAAATGGCATCAAGTGGCTCACTGCATTTTTCATGGCATTTTGTAGCTCAACTTCATCAGTCTTGTCAGAATCAATGCTCAAAACTACGTTTTTCCTGCAAATGAAGTTGAATTGAGGCGCCTTGTTTTTGAATCCAGCAACTCGTAGCACATCACCAACCCTGTATCGATAGAGTCCTGAAATCGACAATCCATATTAATTAAACTCTGGTTTGCTAAAATGTGCAACAAAATAAAGTAGCATCACATATATTTACCAGCATATGTGGTGACAACAAGCTCATACTCCTGACCAATCTTGACATCAACTAAATCCACCAATGTTTGTTGTTCATTCTCATTGAGTGATTTGGGCGCGGCGATAGAATCCATGACACCATTATTCCTATGAATTGGCAAGAACTCAAAGTAACACATAGTCGGTATAAGGGTGTAGGCGACATCTTCAGGCTTGCAAAGGGGGTTAAGATTGACACCAAAATAGCATTCAGAGGAAGCATACATAGTGCAAACAAGAGGTAGTCCATTGCTATAATAATCAAGAGTTGGTATATATTGCGACATGGTTCCAGTCACAATAACATCAACATACTTAGTATTAGGCCACAGCCTAGTAATAATCCCTTGCCATGATTTCTTGCTACATTCAGCCTCAATAAAATCAGCCAAATCGGGATCTGGTTTAAGTATTTTCATCACAGCCTCTCTTACTGAGGAATCAGTAATCAATTCAGTATTCATGATACCGGATCGAATATCAGTACAAAGAAGGGACCAGTGCTTCTCTAAGAAGCGGATGGCGCGGATGAAGCCAGAGGCAAAAACCGCGCCAACACGAAGGACTTGTGCATTTTGGCTGAGTCCACAGAGCATTTGGGAATACATGCTCTGGTATGAATCAGGGCAGAGAATAGTTTCATTTGGGCTAGTGTAGTTTGTGTAAGGGTCAGGACGTCTGTTTTTAAAATGAGGGCTATTgtaataacttgttaaaacaGGACGAGCTAATAGGCCTCCCGGGGTCTTAGATTCAGATTTTACAAACAGAAAGTACATTCCTTTGCCCGTCTCCAAATCTG
Proteins encoded in this window:
- the GH3-15 gene encoding indole-3-acetic acid-amido synthetase GH3.6 — translated: MPEAPKNSPIVAEENKKTLHFIEDVTTKADEIQKRVLAEILCRNANVEYLKRYADLNGNTDRETFKKVMPVISYEDIQHDINRIASGDTSPILCSQPVSEFLTSSGTSGGERKLMPTTEEELGRRSLLYSLLMPVMSHFVPDLETGKGMYFLFVKSESKTPGGLLARPVLTSYYNSPHFKNRRPDPYTNYTSPNETILCPDSYQSMYSQMLCGLSQNAQVLRVGAVFASGFIRAIRFLEKHWSLLCTDIRSGIMNTELITDSSVREAVMKILKPDPDLADFIEAECSKKSWQGIITRLWPNTKYVDVIVTGTMSQYIPTLDYYSNGLPLVCTMYASSECYFGVNLNPLCKPEDVAYTLIPTMCYFEFLPIHRNNGVMDSIAAPKSLNENEQQTLVDLVDVKIGQEYELVVTTYAGLYRYRVGDVLRVAGFKNKAPQFNFICRKNVVLSIDSDKTDEVELQNAMKNAVSHLMPFDAHVTEYTSYADTTIIPGHYVLFWEVNVNGSTPVHPSVFEDCCLTIEESLNSVYRQGRASDKSIGPLEIRIVEVGTFDKLMDYAISLGASINQYKTPRCVKFAPIIELLNSRVMSKYFSPKCPKWTPGHKQWNNMN